AGCTCTGCGGGGCTGCGGCGGGgagacgaagaaactgaggcgggggcaggggcagcggTGAAGACGACCTGTTCTCGGAGCTGGGGGCGCGAGGCTGAGAAGACTCGTTGACTGGGGTCCCCGAGGACCGTTCAGGGGCTCTCTCGAGCCAGTGGAGAGCCGGAACCTCGGGGAGGGACGGAGCGGGGCTGAGGATGCAGACATCCAGCTGTACCCCGGAGGATGGGGGATGGACTGGGAGAAAAGAGGACTCACCCCGGCCTCCAGTGACATGGTTAACAGGGAGGGGGGCGCCCCATTTGCGGCCAGCAGGGGAGCTGGGGGACTCGAGATTGGCAGACCGCTCATTCTCAACCCTGGAACGCAGTTAGGATCTTCCACCCAGGGGCAAGGTTAAGGGTCCCCAAATCTGGACAAACACCTCATTCTCTGACAGCCCCCAGACTAGGCAGACACACCATTTTCTCACATCCAGAAAAATCAAGTCTAGGTGCCTCCTGCCCGCCATGGTCTCTCATTCTAGGAGATGGGAAAGACTGGCAAGTAGGTTCCTGTAGCCACAGAGGCCCACCCCTGGAGCCATACCTGTAAAGCGAGGGCTCGAGGCCGGAGCCCGCCCCGTCGAGCAAGCGGTGCGCCAGGCTCAGCGCCGCAGCTGCGCGCCGACCGGGCTCCCACCCTGCGGCCTCGGCCTCCAGCAGAGACAGCTCCAGAAAGTAGGTGGCAAGTAGCATCACCTGCCAAGCCCCCGCCCCCGGGGAGGTCAGGCCACGCCCCTAACCCGGTACAGGCCACACCCCCACCCGCGCAGGtctttctccccccgcccccgccccgcaccTGGGGGCTGCTTCCGGCCAGCGCGGCAAGTAGCCCGAGGCAGAGTAGCGGACCCGGGTGGTGCAGCCGGAAATCCAAGCGGCTCAGGATGCGGCGCTCGGCGCGCAGAAGCTCGGCCCGCGAGAAGGAGCCAGCGccgaggaggcagagggaggccgACTGCGGATGGCGGGGAAAGGGGTGGGAGAGTCTTGGACCCCGGCTGGTTGCTCCCTGCCCTGAGGCGCGCCTGGGATCGGTTCAGTCTCCGTTCTGAACCTCGatttcctggtctgtaaaatggagctattGATTTGTTGTGTGGAAGCCACGGAGAGCAAAGGCTTCAGAAcagaaagacctgggttcaagttcaAACCCTACCATTTTCACACCGTGTGACATGGACGTCACTGAAACAGACGGAGTTTCCTCGTCTATAACACGGAAATATGACTCCGTACATCTCCAGGCAGCTCTGATAAGGCTCCCTCTAACTAGTGGAGCACTACAGCGACTATAACTATTCAAGACTGAGTCCAAGTCCCACCTGCTTTGGGCAAACGTCTCGCTCTCTCTGGGTCTCCTCCTCTGCTAAAAGGACGCATTGGAAGCCCTGGTCTCATACAGATATGCTGGGATTCCAAGAATAGGTAAAGCGCTAGCTCGGCATACAGTAGGTGTTCCATCTATGACGCGACGAGCGAGGGTTCCACCTTCCCAAGCCCCACTCCAGAGAGTACCTCAGGAAGCACGCACTCTTCCATTTTGCAGGCGACGAACAGGCAGGCCACGCCCAGCAGCTGCAGGCGGTGTAGGCGCACTCGGCGGGCGCGCAGGTAGGCATCGAGCAGGTGCACCGCCAGGTAGAGCGTGTCCCCCGCCAGGCCCAGGTACTCCTGGGGAGGGACGTGAGTGACCACCAGGGCTCTAGGCTGCGACTCGGGCTCAGCGCTGCCCCCTGCCGGATACGTACGTGCACCTGAATCAGCCAGTCCACCACTAGCGCGCGCATCTCTGGGGTCACGGTCCGGGGCAGGGCGCTCCAGGGCAGCGCGCGGCACACCTGCGGTTGGGCAGGAATGGCCTCACTCTCCACACGTGCCTCGGCTTCTCGCCTGAGCTCCAGCCCCAAGTGCAGCAGCCTCCTCGCACCAACTGGACCAAGCGTGAGCGCCACACTGCAACTG
This genomic window from Ursus arctos isolate Adak ecotype North America unplaced genomic scaffold, UrsArc2.0 scaffold_19, whole genome shotgun sequence contains:
- the CCNP gene encoding cyclin-P translates to MRASKASFWIRAPPHRRGAAVPRLIRRPQFQELTRQVFAASNGAGITLNDPAFPHFCGLRSRSPAAASAAPPSALGPDSIPEGTSVSLGRRERPPGPRAPPGLAEALSALGLEGEREYAGDIFAEVMVCRALPWSALPRTVTPEMRALVVDWLIQVHEYLGLAGDTLYLAVHLLDAYLRARRVRLHRLQLLGVACLFVACKMEECVLPESASLCLLGAGSFSRAELLRAERRILSRLDFRLHHPGPLLCLGLLAALAGSSPQVMLLATYFLELSLLEAEAAGWEPGRRAAAALSLAHRLLDGAGSGLEPSLYSPAELRPLEPCMARAALRGPAPGRAAIFLKYARPQRQGTSLAAARLLRRPQPGPP